The genome window GCGGGCTAGCTAGCGGCCCCATGCTACAAAATCCCTCTATCATATCCACGCTGATAAATGCAGTGTTTGCCGCGCCGCCCGCTAAAAGTTCGCTAAATTTAATCTCCTTTAGCTCCTCAAACCACACTGCTAAATCCTCTAAAATTTTCGCGTCAAATTTCATTTTCTCTCCTTGTTTTGATTGTTTTTACGTTCGTTGTTCGGCTAGCCGAAGCAAATTTCAAACCGCGAGCCGCCCTAAATTTAGCGTTCAAATTTAAACTCCGCCTAGAGCATTAAATTTCATCAAATTTGCCGCCTAGCCGCGCGCCTTTGCGGGCAAATTTACGCAAAAGCTCTTTGGCTCAAGCTCGATCTCGATACTGCCGCCGTGCGCCTGGACGATCTGCAGGCACAGGTGCAGCCCAAGGCCGTTGCCCTTTAGTTTGCTCGTTTTAAAGGGCTCAAAGACCATGGCTTGGTTTTTGATCGGCGCGCCGCTATCGGTCACGGCAAATTTATGCTCGCCCTCGCGCCGCTCGTAGTCCACGCGCACCCAGCCCTCGTCGTCCTCGTTTTCCTCGACTGCATCGATCGCGTTAAACAGCATATTTTGAAACACCATCGCGAGCAGATCGCGGTCGCCCACATAGAGCAGGTCGGGGAAATTTAGACTAAATTTGATCTCCTTGCCGTAGGTGTAGCACTCTATCGCCGCTTCGCACTCGCTTTTTAGCTCTGCTAGGTTAAATTCGCGCGCGTTTATCGTTAGGCCTTTGGTAAAAAGCAAGGTGGCCTTGATGATGCGCTCGACGCGCCAGATCGCCTTTTGCATCTGCTCGACTACGGGGCGAGCGCGCTCGTCAGCCTTTTTTATCAGCGTGGAGGCTAGCAGCGAGATTGAGCCCACGGGGTTGCGTATCTCGTGGGCTAGGTGGGCCGCGACCTGACCCATCGAGGCTAGGCGCTCGGTGCGTTTTTCGGTCGTTATGTCGGTTGCGGAGATGATTTTTTTGCCCTCTTTTTGGGCGATTTTGATGAGATAAATTTGCCCCGCGGCGTTTATTTCGCCCTCATCTTGCGGGATAAATTTTAAAATTTGCCCGAGTTTTAGGGCTTCCGAGTTTTGTAAAAATATCTCGCCCGCCTCGTCCAAAACCCAGATCGCATTGGGCAAAATTTCCACAATATCTTTGATGAAGCCTTGCAAACTCGCATAGGACGCGGTTAGGTTTTTATACTCGCGCTCTATCAGATAGGTCTGCTCGATCAGGCTTTTTAGTCCGTCTTGGACGCTGGTTTTGTCGATCTGGGTCATAAAAGCTCCTCGAAATTTTCTAAATCAAAAAGTAAAATTCGGTCGTTTTTTAGGCGGCTTACTTCGTTGCTAAAGCCGCTTTTGGAAAATAGCGCGACGGCATCGGGCTCAAAGCCTAGCCGCTCGCATTTTTTAAGTAGTAAATTTACCACGTTTTTGCAAATTTTATGCTCTTTAAATTTAGCTTCTCCGACGATGATACGTCCGTCTAGGCTCAAAAATATGTCTATCTCGATATTTTTCGCCCACAAACTCCGCACCCGCACGGGCTGGGCACCTAGTCTAAATGCCAAAAGCTCGCGGCAAAGCAGCTCAAAGCCAAAGCCCGCGTACGAGTCGAACTCTCGTCTAATAATCTCCATCAGTGCGGCCTTTTCGCCGTTTTTTAAAAGGGCTAAATTTGGCTCGATGAAATAAAACCAAAACCTAGTAAAATTGTCGTTAAAGACCACTTTATCCTGCGCCTTATCGCGCTCGGGCAGTTTTTTGGCTTTTTGATATTTGCTTTTTACGCGCGGTTTTTCTAGCGTCTTTTCGATGCTAACCACGCCCGAGTTGATCGCGGCGGCGTAAATTTTTAGGATGAGAGGGCGGGGCAGAAATTTATTTAGAGCGTATTTTTTGCGGTCGTTTTTAGCAAGCTTGCAAAGGGCAAATTTAAGCTCGTTTTCAAAAGGCGCGTCAAAGCTAAATTTGAGCGACAGATCTTCAAATTTATCTAAAATTTCTTTTTCTATCGCCTCGAAAATATCGTAATAACTCGCCTCAAATTTTAGCGCGTCAAAGACTAGATGAAAGTAAATAAGCTGCAAGATATCAAGGTGCTTAAAGCGCGCGTAGCTTGATTTTAAGGCGTAGATTTTCGCTCCTTTTTAGCCCATTTTAGCACAACTTTGGTTATAATCTCTTTTTTTGTAAGGAAAAATTTTGGTTAGCATCGACGAAATCAGGAAAAATATTATTTTAAAAAAGGGCGTGCGCTACTTTGACTATACGGCTTCTGGCCTAGCCTACGCACCTATCGAGCGCAAGATCGCAAAATACCTAAAAACCTACGCCAACACGCACTCCGAAAGCGCCTCAAACGCGCTAAAGACGCAAAAACGCTACGAAAAAGCAAGGCAAAGCCTAAAAGACGCGCTGGGGCTTGACGAGCGATTTTATCTGATCTCTACGGGCTGCGGCGCGACCGGAGCGATAAAGAAATTTGAGGAAATCATGGGGCTTTACCTGCCGCCTATGAGCGCGAACCGTCTGGGCGAGGAGAGTCTAAAGGGCGCAAATTTGCCCCTCGTCGTCGTCTCGCCCTACGAGCACCACTCAAACGAGGTCAGCCTGCGCGAGGGGCTGTGCGAGGTCGTGCGCATACCGCTAAGCAAGAGCGGGGAGATAAATTTCGGCAGGCTCGATCAACTGCTCAAAATCAACTCAAAGCGCGAGATCATCGGCTCTTTTAGCGCAGCCTCAAACGTCACGGGGATAATCAGCGACTACAAAAAAATCTACGTGATGATGAAGCGATACGGCGCGACCGTAGCCTTTGACGCGGCTAGCCTTAGTCCGCATGACAACCTCGACGCCGACTACTTCGACGCGCTATTTCTCTCGCCGCATAAGCTTTTAGGAGGCGTAGGCAGCTGCGGACTGCTTGCGATAAAAAAAGAACTCGTAAAATCAGACAAACCGACCTTTGCCGCGGGCGGAACGGTTAGCTACGTGAGCCGCAGCTCGCATTTTTTCGCTCCTAGCGTGGAGCGCACCGAGGAGGGCGGCACCCAGCACGTGATGGGGCTGATTAGAGCCTCGCTAGCATACAGACTGCGAAACGAGGTCGGCCTAGACGTCATAAAAAGCCGCGAGGATGAGCTTGCAAAGCTATTTTGCGAGGGGCTGGATAACATCCCCGAGATCGTGAGCTATTTTCCGCGCGCAGTGCCGAGACTGCCGATTTTCGCGTTTAATGTAAAAGGCGTTTCGCCTTATGATTTTGCCGAGGCGCTAAGCCGGGACTACGGCGTGCAGACCCGCGCGGGGTGTGCGTGCGCCGGTCCGTACGGACACGATCTGCTCGGGCTAAAAGACGATCAGAAATTTGATCAAAAGCCCGGCTGGGTGCGCGTAAGCCTGCACTACTCCCACACGCAAAAAGACGTCGCATACCTGCTAAAGGCTATCAAAAAAACTATCAAAAAATTTAAAACCAAAAAGGATAAAAAATGAATAAAATTTTAGCCGCGGCCTTGTTTGCCCTTTGTGCCGTTTGCGCGCAGGCAAAGCCCTTTAG of Campylobacter showae contains these proteins:
- a CDS encoding sensor histidine kinase, which produces MTQIDKTSVQDGLKSLIEQTYLIEREYKNLTASYASLQGFIKDIVEILPNAIWVLDEAGEIFLQNSEALKLGQILKFIPQDEGEINAAGQIYLIKIAQKEGKKIISATDITTEKRTERLASMGQVAAHLAHEIRNPVGSISLLASTLIKKADERARPVVEQMQKAIWRVERIIKATLLFTKGLTINAREFNLAELKSECEAAIECYTYGKEIKFSLNFPDLLYVGDRDLLAMVFQNMLFNAIDAVEENEDDEGWVRVDYERREGEHKFAVTDSGAPIKNQAMVFEPFKTSKLKGNGLGLHLCLQIVQAHGGSIEIELEPKSFCVNLPAKARG
- a CDS encoding DUF234 domain-containing protein, which produces MQLIYFHLVFDALKFEASYYDIFEAIEKEILDKFEDLSLKFSFDAPFENELKFALCKLAKNDRKKYALNKFLPRPLILKIYAAAINSGVVSIEKTLEKPRVKSKYQKAKKLPERDKAQDKVVFNDNFTRFWFYFIEPNLALLKNGEKAALMEIIRREFDSYAGFGFELLCRELLAFRLGAQPVRVRSLWAKNIEIDIFLSLDGRIIVGEAKFKEHKICKNVVNLLLKKCERLGFEPDAVALFSKSGFSNEVSRLKNDRILLFDLENFEELL
- a CDS encoding aminotransferase class V-fold PLP-dependent enzyme, whose protein sequence is MVSIDEIRKNIILKKGVRYFDYTASGLAYAPIERKIAKYLKTYANTHSESASNALKTQKRYEKARQSLKDALGLDERFYLISTGCGATGAIKKFEEIMGLYLPPMSANRLGEESLKGANLPLVVVSPYEHHSNEVSLREGLCEVVRIPLSKSGEINFGRLDQLLKINSKREIIGSFSAASNVTGIISDYKKIYVMMKRYGATVAFDAASLSPHDNLDADYFDALFLSPHKLLGGVGSCGLLAIKKELVKSDKPTFAAGGTVSYVSRSSHFFAPSVERTEEGGTQHVMGLIRASLAYRLRNEVGLDVIKSREDELAKLFCEGLDNIPEIVSYFPRAVPRLPIFAFNVKGVSPYDFAEALSRDYGVQTRAGCACAGPYGHDLLGLKDDQKFDQKPGWVRVSLHYSHTQKDVAYLLKAIKKTIKKFKTKKDKK